Below is a genomic region from Pseudochaenichthys georgianus chromosome 13, fPseGeo1.2, whole genome shotgun sequence.
aaaacccccccgcaggacttgaaacgcccccttgataaatacatttaattataatgaaaccagcagcaatggatcatggatccaccagggggagccgtggaaagctgccacactggaactcatgtgaaataaacagctgatttacaggtatctgatatagcggatatttgttaagatccatatgtcacggataggatcatattctgtgcttaagtaagagacatgtaatcatttactaaacatcaccatgtttttatttaacaaaataatgtttaattcacgttggcgtaagtacaaaaccatcgctatgtttttagatcaggaaatgcatccagggtcaaacaaacaatgttcgatcgtcatcctcgcgatcatttaatgtatctatgttcgcgagttgaaatgaatgcactaaatttaatccacgtgagtttacaacaacaacaataatcgctttgtttttatatcacatccgaccggaggaaaatgcagcggctctctaccgatcatcctaatcccacgggcaaacaataatatgtacagtgttcatagtttactgtattattagtgtctaatattactgctataataatcacacattgagttgttgaaatcagaccgtcgttttttttaaacgctctgaatgaaacggcagctctcaggtgatcagctgtgtgtttacacaataaaatatgcatagtaatttaataccttccaaaacattgtaagaacagttctgtttcatatcagtgttgagagccgtatccacaaatctcctaattttgccctcagtgcaccagattgatgcatttaacttcaatttaaataaaaacatcttctgttgtaataacaataacattataaatagtaacatagcatggtattgcacatttactgtagctttgagtgttactggcctgagatttttttattacatgaatgaaggtgactgaggctttttaatatagacttttcagtgtcccacattttgcacagaactgtcccacattaggaaaacagattgtctgagacaacttggcactaagagtactaatatgtctaccatttcttttatgagtttaatatctgcatgttctcttttggtttgattaggacacatcctggggatttcagaatgttactggattttgatttattgtatcggcttcatgtcgcaatatattcccgaagtctgaaatgcaaacattttccacattagggcaattcaccctacatttaatcattttgtttatttttaacgaaataaatgtggtttaatccatcatgaaattaatgtaggctatttacttagtacatatctgacattaacgattaacacactgttcatactgctcacagctgatatctagtgtattcatacccctcactgtttattcatcattcaattcattctatattttattctgtagattgtgtacattacttttcactttactgcttgttgcacctggttagaagataaactgcatttcgttgtctcagtacctgtaatctgtgcaataacaataaagtttaagTAAAATATGTATTAACTTGTTATTGTTGCAcacattaaaacatttgataTACTATATTTATTATGTTTTAATAACTACTGAATGATTTGGAAACTTTAGAACATGTTGTAAAACATCTTAACACTAAGAATCAGAGGATGAAACCCTCTCTATTTGTCACATGTTCACGCACACAGTGAAGATGGACCTATGCATTTAACCCATTCTAATACCGGGGAGAAATGGGGTGtcaggtgccttgctcaagggcaccaggGACAGTGCCACTGAACCTCTCCAAgtaccagtccacactccatatttaggtcggtttggggacttgaaccggcgaccctacggctcccagtccctacagactgagccactgccggacagtTACACATTACATAAAGCGAAAAATCCGTATTGATTGACAAAGTAAAACAACTATCATCTAGTTTAATAAAGTTTACAAAATCTTAGATAGtttttgatgatgatgatgatgatgatgatgatgatgaagagcaGCTAACTGTATTCACTGCTTCATCTGTTTGTGATCAAATATCTCCACTCTGTCCTTTTCTTCTCCTGTTGGGCCGTCTTCAGCCAGCTCTGCACGTGTTTCTCAATCTCCTGAGAGGATAAGGAGGCAGAGTTTTTTAAGGACTTCATCTTcatcacgtgtgtgtgtgtgatgcaggttacacactcacacaccaccGAGGGATACACACCTGTCTGGCGTTCTTCAGCGAGCGGCGGTCGGTCACTCTTCCTCTCGACATGTCCGCACAGTGAGCGCTGTCTCGAATGAAAACGCTCTCTGCTTCCTCTCCTCCATCGGTCCTGTTCCCCACCGACAGCTCCTTCCACGGGTCGACCCCACCTGTGGGAAAGGTGATGGAGATGTATAAGCATGACTTTTTACcactttatttatcctttatttatgcaGGGTTTCTTCCactaaaaaatatgttttcttgAGGGATGTTACCTGACAAAATGTCTGTACGTATACATGGAAAAAGTGCATAATATATTTAGGGCAGGTGAACCATGAAATGACATTGTTATGTTCTCCTTTGTCGAGTCATGTGATTCTCAGCCTCTCACCGTTGACGTAGAGCacccggtgtgtgtgtggctcgtCTCCTCCGTAGTAACGGTTGGTGAAGGCGACGCGTCCAGGCAGGGAATTCTGGGAAATTCCAAACAGCTCGAGACAGATCTCAGTCTGTGACCTCAGGGTCACCATCCCAGAGAACGGACAAGAAGCATCCTCACAGGTctgatctacacacacacacatacacacacacacacacacacacacacacacacacacacacacacacacacacacacacacacacacacacacacacacacacacacacacacacacacacacacacacacacacacacacacacacacacacacacacacacacacacacacacacacacacacaggaggaatgtgtgtgtgtgcgtgcgtgtgtgtgtgtgtgcgtgcagtaCAGAAGCCGAACTCGGTGCAGGTCTGGTAGGTCCACTGTCTCTCTGCTCTCCTCTCCGATTGGACGGTGGTGTCCATCAGGTCCTTCGCTGTTTTCTCGTGAGAGACGTCCAGACACGGCTCCTCGCTGCTGGAGcggtagatctgcaataaaaaatATAAGAAATACAATATTTTAAATGAGTAAGGACAAACACTCAGATTGATCTATTTATCTATTATATCCATGATTCACCCCTCACCGTTTAATATCTGCTTTTGATAAGCTTTACTCTTATTATTTACAATTTCTCGTTCTGTTGCTGCATACCTGCATTTCCCCACTGGGATCAATGAAGGTCCATCTTATGTTCATGAAAATGGTTCAACACTGACACCTAGTGTATatagtgtatatgtatatagtgtTATACTGTAAAAAGGGACAACTACAATCAATAATATTAATTAAATTACTATTAGAAGTTAATAATCATTTTAAAAATACCCAAAATATGTATGCAAACATAGATAAGTAAAGTAATAATGTgtgataaaataaaatgtatactaacttaagaagtcaaagtaaaacctccaattaaaataatgtatacaaaaataaagaaatataaaTTAAGCTAAAAAATATAACATCAAATAGaactaaaaataaatgttcatcAAAATCAGATGACACATAGTCTAACTTACATACCAACACATACATACGTCTTAAAGTAAGTTTGTAATACCTGTGAGAGTTTAACCAGGCGTTGGTAAGgctccctctcctcctcgtaTGCTGCGCTCTGATTGGTCATCACTCCACACAGATCACTGATAGACATCAGCACTGATTCCTCATTGTACTGCACCGTTCCCATGACGATATCAGCCAGACTCTGCATCAGCTCCACCTGAATACATTAAACGTTCAAAAATACATCAATAATAAAGAAACATCAATTCATAATAATAACACAAAATTAGCAATAATAATAAAGATAATacactttaaaaataaattacaaataaataataataataataaatgaataataataattaaaaattaccaataataataaagaaaatacacctaaaaataataatacaaccgTAGATAGATTTGACCTCTTAGCTCTTTAAGCCCTAGTggaagaaatacaaaataaagcaTATATATAACATAGCTTGGGTTAAATAGATTGGTGAGAATGGTTAAAATAGTCAAAtttgacaacaaaataaaaaatggagTTAATAATCGAGTTAATAAAATCCAGATCCGTCACCTGATCCTGGTGGTCTTTGGGGGTCTGACAGCATCTGAAGTCTTTGGCCACCTGACTGACGTTCCTGATCATCAGAGCCTCCGCAGCCCCGAAGGCCTCCCTCACAGCAGACACAcactgagggagaggaggaggggtaGCACAGGGAGATGTAAAAACTGCTGTACCATGCACACGcaggtaagataagataagaggcACTTTATTGATCTCAAATTGGGACAtttttgcgttgcagcagcatacaaaacaacaacaccacCAAACACTCAGACatgtggtggaggtggaggtagACGCACCTTCTCTGAGCCCCCAACTGCTTCATTCATGAGACTCAAGCCAACCGCCTGAAAGCACAGGTGAGAGTAGAGGTATGGGGTAAATTAAAGAGGCCCCATCATGCTCATGTTCAGGAATTTGACATGTAAACTGGTTTAATGCTCAAAACGTGCTTTATTGTTCTCACTGCCTGCTATATATCCATGTGGATGTGCGACTTACGCTCAAAGTTGAGTGCACGTCCCTGCCTGGTAAGAATTAAGTAGTGGTTGATTATGTTTTATGATAACATGGGAGCTTTATgaacacacatatatatttaaattaaatactagGATTTAGAATAAAATTAAAAGAAGGCTCTGAGGAAACAAATATTGAGAGGTAACATCAAAAAGAGTAAATAAATGTGCGTTATTGGGCTAGTCAACATCACTATAAAGTAACGTTGGTGTCCCCATCAGAATCACTCAGTCATCATGAAAATGTAGCAGCCTAATGAAACTCTGAGGTCTCATTATAAATGGACAAACATTTACACACATATCAGTACAATGATAAGTCTCTTGAAATGTGTTTCCTTTATTTTATACCGTATTTTTTCATTGGATGTCCGTGACTTTGGCATGTCCCACACACTGCTGTGCTAACTACAGCGTGTGTAATAAGTGGTTAAATGatactacatttaaaaaaaaaaatgatatggTTTTATTGTCCACAACGAGTTATTTGATCAAACGAGTCATTTTGATCATGTATATTCTAATTTCATAATAATACTGAACATTTGTCATGTGTCCCTGACATTGCTGTCCACCCTGTCATTAAGGGGTAACTGCCACCATGTTGTCTTTCCTCAATGGAGGTAGCGACATTGGCTAGTTGCAGAGTAAGTATGGACACTTATATTTCGTAATTTTAGTCATATTATGTGTTGGATGTTGTCAAGCTTAAC
It encodes:
- the LOC139435035 gene encoding thymus-specific serine protease-like; translated protein: MCVCVDQTCEDASCPFSGMVTLRSQTEICLELFGISQNSLPGRVAFTNRYYGGDEPHTHRVLYVNGGVDPWKELSVGNRTDGGEEAESVFIRDSAHCADMSRGRVTDRRSLKNARQEIEKHVQSWLKTAQQEKKRTEWRYLITNR